From Pelosinus fermentans DSM 17108, the proteins below share one genomic window:
- a CDS encoding phenylacetate--CoA ligase family protein yields MIWNQQVETLSRTEMTAWQAYKLTKIIERVYEKSFLYQIRMKECGLLPENITNLDDLKKLPVTTKQDIAANYPYGLLTMPVSGVAYIHKTLEAQDHFAVSYTRNDLAMWSELMSRILVAGGVNMTSVFQWVGTAKENAPSLGVHFGIQQIGSTLLSDSRSSMLAQIHLIEDFGITSIFSAASHLLQLAQEAGMNGYKPAELPLQNIFCDSNLVSQSQGEKIQQIYGKKPIQVYGMYDIWGMGIAGECHCDAGLHVQEDCFYPEILHPVSGQVLPIGEIGELVLTSLTLEAMPLLRFTTGMLCSLDDSPCACGRTLIRIRKETEKNDLYPCGQRW; encoded by the coding sequence ATGATTTGGAATCAACAAGTAGAAACCTTGTCTCGTACGGAGATGACAGCATGGCAAGCTTATAAACTAACAAAAATAATAGAACGAGTATATGAAAAAAGTTTCTTATACCAAATTCGCATGAAAGAATGTGGTCTGCTGCCAGAAAATATTACAAATCTGGATGATCTGAAAAAACTTCCTGTTACTACGAAACAGGATATAGCAGCTAATTATCCTTATGGACTATTAACGATGCCAGTGAGTGGTGTTGCGTATATTCATAAAACGCTGGAGGCTCAAGACCATTTCGCAGTGAGTTACACCCGAAATGATCTGGCTATGTGGAGTGAATTGATGTCCCGTATACTGGTTGCTGGAGGGGTAAATATGACCTCTGTTTTTCAATGGGTGGGTACTGCGAAAGAAAATGCACCCAGCTTAGGGGTGCATTTTGGAATACAGCAAATTGGCTCAACCTTACTGTCTGACAGTAGGAGCAGTATGCTGGCACAGATACATTTAATCGAGGATTTTGGTATTACCTCTATATTTTCTGCTGCTTCACATCTGCTCCAGCTTGCACAAGAAGCCGGTATGAATGGGTATAAACCTGCGGAATTACCATTGCAGAATATTTTCTGTGATAGTAATCTTGTATCCCAAAGTCAAGGTGAAAAAATTCAACAGATTTATGGGAAAAAACCAATCCAAGTTTATGGCATGTATGACATTTGGGGAATGGGGATCGCAGGAGAGTGCCATTGTGATGCTGGTTTGCATGTTCAAGAAGATTGTTTTTATCCTGAGATTCTACATCCTGTGAGTGGACAAGTTCTGCCCATCGGAGAAATCGGTGAACTGGTTCTTACCAGTCTGACATTGGAGGCGATGCCTCTTTTGCGTTTTACTACGGGCATGCTGTGTAGTTTAGACGACAGCCCATGTGCTTGTGGACGGACGTTGATACGAATAAGAAAAGAAACAGAAAAAAATGACCTTTATCCATGTGGACAAAGATGGTAA
- a CDS encoding polysaccharide deacetylase family protein — protein sequence MKQGSLVFAGVIGIIFSAAVMVDGVVRDNDKAIRKVPTTHKVVALTVDDGPHNMVTPQLLAVLKEKNAKVTFFVLGEHAAAHPEIVAQEVADGHEVASHAYRHRFLSKISKEEMIEELDKAEKAIMAAAPKPVLFRPPGGAYNDAIVAEAELRGYTTILWSVDPGDWRRPSVSSLVENVMNHVKPGSIVLLHDGQYPLPTPEALGIIIDRLREQGYSIVTVSELLQYYEVRN from the coding sequence ATGAAGCAAGGAAGTTTAGTTTTTGCAGGCGTAATAGGAATTATTTTTTCTGCTGCTGTAATGGTAGATGGAGTTGTAAGAGATAATGATAAAGCAATACGAAAAGTTCCCACGACTCATAAAGTCGTGGCACTAACCGTGGACGATGGTCCACATAATATGGTGACACCGCAGCTATTAGCAGTTCTTAAAGAAAAAAATGCAAAAGTAACATTTTTTGTTCTAGGAGAACATGCTGCTGCTCATCCGGAAATAGTAGCACAGGAGGTAGCTGATGGACATGAAGTGGCCTCCCATGCTTATAGGCATAGGTTTTTATCCAAAATAAGTAAGGAAGAAATGATTGAAGAACTCGACAAGGCTGAAAAGGCAATTATGGCAGCTGCTCCGAAACCTGTATTGTTTCGTCCTCCTGGCGGAGCCTACAATGATGCTATAGTGGCAGAAGCAGAGCTGCGTGGCTATACGACGATCTTATGGTCAGTGGACCCTGGTGATTGGCGGCGGCCTAGTGTCTCTTCTCTTGTTGAGAATGTAATGAATCATGTAAAACCTGGCAGCATTGTGTTATTGCATGACGGTCAGTATCCGCTGCCTACACCAGAGGCCCTTGGTATTATAATTGATAGACTTCGTGAGCAAGGTTACAGCATTGTTACAGTCAGTGAGCTATTGCAGTATTACGAAGTTCGTAATTAG
- a CDS encoding D-alanyl-D-alanine carboxypeptidase family protein, whose protein sequence is MWIPFARNVILLFCLFFTLFTPIANSSPPKIEAQAAILIDAKTGQILFEKNSHIRNAPASTTKVLTAIIAIESGRLDEEVKVSARAANTSGSSMHLSTGQLISMRELVIGLLLRSGNDAAVAIAEHLAGSVENFVMLMNDKAQSLDAANSHFVNPHGLTAVNHYSTAFDLAWIARYALTNPIFSMIVNTKETNIEWLDRKGKEHDQSLKNTNKLLWLLEEADGVKTGTTNQAGPCLISSATRGNQKLIAVVLHDHSRWYDSMQLLKYGFDAFELYEYAVKGDILGSIPVEGGLGPLINAVVSNNASVVVPTADYEHVTVNVNLPEQIKAPVYQGQKIGEIVFLVHQQAIKTVDITSGQTIEERTNSKILLQYLLRTFRLLSSWGAL, encoded by the coding sequence ATGTGGATACCATTTGCTCGTAACGTCATACTCCTATTTTGCCTTTTCTTTACCTTATTTACACCCATTGCCAATAGCTCACCACCAAAAATTGAGGCTCAGGCGGCCATCTTAATAGATGCAAAAACAGGGCAAATTCTCTTTGAAAAGAATAGTCATATTCGCAATGCTCCTGCCAGTACCACAAAAGTATTAACCGCTATCATTGCTATTGAAAGCGGACGACTAGATGAAGAGGTTAAGGTCAGCGCCCGTGCTGCGAATACATCCGGTTCTTCCATGCATTTAAGTACAGGGCAGCTCATTTCCATGCGTGAACTAGTGATCGGTCTTTTGCTGCGTTCAGGCAACGATGCAGCCGTGGCGATTGCAGAGCATTTGGCTGGTTCTGTCGAAAATTTCGTTATGCTTATGAATGATAAGGCCCAATCACTGGATGCCGCCAACAGTCATTTTGTCAATCCCCATGGTCTGACTGCTGTCAACCATTATTCCACAGCCTTTGACTTAGCCTGGATTGCCAGGTATGCATTAACCAATCCGATTTTTTCTATGATCGTGAACACAAAAGAAACAAATATTGAATGGCTTGATCGCAAAGGCAAAGAACACGATCAAAGTCTCAAAAATACCAATAAACTATTATGGTTATTGGAAGAGGCAGATGGGGTCAAAACAGGAACCACCAATCAGGCCGGTCCTTGCCTAATTTCCAGCGCTACCCGGGGAAACCAGAAATTAATCGCGGTTGTACTTCATGATCACTCCCGCTGGTATGACTCCATGCAATTATTAAAATACGGCTTTGATGCCTTTGAACTATATGAATATGCTGTTAAAGGTGATATTTTAGGATCGATCCCTGTAGAAGGAGGCCTTGGACCTCTCATTAATGCGGTGGTGAGTAATAATGCAAGCGTAGTAGTACCAACCGCAGATTATGAACATGTTACCGTCAATGTTAATCTTCCAGAACAAATAAAAGCCCCTGTATATCAGGGGCAAAAGATTGGTGAAATTGTCTTTCTTGTTCACCAGCAAGCAATAAAAACCGTAGACATTACATCCGGTCAAACCATAGAGGAACGCACGAATAGTAAAATCTTACTGCAATATTTATTGCGTACTTTTCGTTTATTATCCAGCTGGGGAGCACTCTAA
- a CDS encoding CheR family methyltransferase produces the protein MVGEKDWELFKQKFNAKSSINLNDYKPAQMQRRINNLMTRYGVNTYVDFFNLLDKDAKMYKEFVDYMTINVTEFFRTPEKFSELESKVLPDLLAQSPKLNIWSAGCSVGAEPYSLAMILKDITPNVKHRILATDLDVEMLAKAKSGIYTNTEFKNISTGRASKYFKQAGTTYTIDEDIRSRVEFKRHNLLLDKFDTGFDLILCRNVVIYFTEEAKDGLYRRFLGALKPGGVLFVGGTEAILNFRDIGFSQYMPFFYRRPL, from the coding sequence GTGGTTGGTGAGAAGGATTGGGAGTTGTTTAAACAAAAGTTTAATGCGAAATCAAGCATTAACCTTAATGATTATAAACCGGCTCAGATGCAGCGACGGATTAATAATTTAATGACTCGGTATGGTGTGAATACATATGTAGACTTCTTTAACTTATTGGATAAAGATGCGAAGATGTACAAGGAATTTGTTGATTATATGACAATCAATGTAACAGAATTTTTCCGAACACCAGAAAAATTTTCTGAACTGGAAAGCAAAGTACTGCCAGATTTATTAGCACAAAGTCCTAAACTTAATATTTGGAGTGCTGGCTGTTCGGTTGGTGCTGAGCCATATTCCTTAGCAATGATCTTAAAAGATATAACGCCAAATGTAAAACATCGAATTTTAGCGACAGATCTGGATGTAGAAATGCTGGCAAAAGCCAAAAGTGGTATATATACCAATACTGAATTTAAGAATATTTCTACTGGCAGAGCTTCTAAATATTTTAAACAAGCTGGTACTACCTATACGATTGATGAAGATATCCGTTCACGGGTAGAATTTAAACGTCATAATTTATTGCTTGATAAATTTGATACCGGATTTGATTTAATTTTATGTAGAAATGTAGTTATTTATTTTACCGAAGAGGCAAAAGATGGCTTGTATCGAAGATTTTTAGGTGCTCTTAAGCCCGGTGGCGTATTGTTTGTAGGTGGTACGGAAGCCATCTTAAATTTCCGCGATATTGGCTTTAGCCAATACATGCCATTTTTCTATCGCAGACCTCTTTAA
- the alr gene encoding alanine racemase — protein sequence MFNRPVWAEIDLTAIAHNVTEIRKATNRAAKVCAVVKADGYGHGAAAVARTALQAGADCLAVAIVNEAVELRNAGFDVPILVLGYTPVCQADLVVKNHITQTIFSLDSARALSAAAISAGKTAKVHLKIDTGMARVGVSPTDAGVFAAAVAALPGVEIEGVYSHFATSDSWDKVFTYEQYRHFLEAIEYIKGQGIHIPIRHIANSAALLELPEMHLDMVRPGIILYGLWPSEEVKKSLLLKPAMKFKAQVGFVKDVPPNSSISYGRTYYTDQRSRIATLPVGYADGWSRLLAGKTQVLIHGQRAPIVGRVCMDQCMIDVSHIPDVTIDDEVLLFGGAELPVEEIAQIMGTINYEIVCMVGKRVPRYYISKTS from the coding sequence ATGTTTAATCGACCTGTATGGGCAGAGATTGATTTAACAGCCATTGCCCATAATGTAACCGAAATCAGAAAGGCAACAAACCGTGCTGCAAAGGTTTGTGCCGTTGTTAAGGCTGACGGGTATGGGCATGGAGCGGCAGCTGTTGCGCGGACTGCATTACAAGCGGGAGCAGACTGCTTGGCCGTAGCGATTGTCAATGAAGCAGTCGAATTACGTAATGCAGGGTTTGATGTGCCCATTTTGGTATTAGGGTATACTCCAGTTTGTCAGGCTGATCTAGTGGTCAAGAATCATATTACGCAAACGATATTTTCTCTTGATTCAGCAAGGGCTTTATCAGCAGCGGCCATATCAGCAGGCAAAACGGCTAAAGTACATCTTAAAATTGATACGGGAATGGCTAGAGTCGGTGTTAGCCCAACTGATGCAGGCGTTTTTGCAGCAGCAGTAGCCGCTTTGCCGGGAGTTGAAATCGAGGGCGTATATTCTCATTTTGCTACTTCTGATAGCTGGGACAAGGTCTTTACCTATGAACAATACCGGCATTTCTTAGAAGCTATTGAATATATTAAGGGACAAGGTATTCACATACCCATCCGTCATATTGCCAATAGTGCAGCGTTATTAGAACTGCCCGAGATGCATCTGGATATGGTGAGGCCTGGCATTATTCTGTACGGATTATGGCCTTCAGAGGAAGTAAAAAAGAGTTTGCTGCTTAAGCCAGCGATGAAGTTTAAAGCCCAAGTCGGTTTTGTCAAGGATGTACCACCTAATTCGTCTATAAGCTATGGAAGGACTTATTATACGGACCAGAGGAGTCGAATTGCAACTCTGCCCGTAGGCTATGCAGATGGCTGGTCTCGTTTGCTGGCGGGTAAGACACAAGTATTGATCCATGGTCAAAGGGCCCCTATCGTCGGACGAGTCTGTATGGATCAGTGTATGATTGATGTCAGCCATATTCCGGATGTTACCATTGATGATGAAGTGCTATTATTTGGTGGAGCTGAATTGCCAGTAGAGGAAATTGCTCAGATCATGGGAACGATTAATTATGAAATAGTATGTATGGTAGGAAAAAGAGTGCCTAGGTATTATATTAGCAAGACTTCTTAA
- a CDS encoding aspartyl-phosphate phosphatase Spo0E family protein, giving the protein MFNLQKLAQEIERVRVHLHELVEQKSGNLIDPEVAEVSIQLDKLIVEYERVKMRNVRR; this is encoded by the coding sequence ATGTTTAATCTGCAAAAGCTGGCACAAGAAATTGAACGTGTGCGCGTACATCTTCATGAATTGGTAGAACAAAAATCAGGTAATTTAATAGACCCAGAAGTTGCAGAAGTCAGTATTCAATTAGATAAATTAATTGTAGAATATGAAAGAGTAAAAATGCGGAATGTAAGACGATGA
- the hypB gene encoding hydrogenase nickel incorporation protein HypB, with product MQIKVMTNILERNDQVAAALQERFKKAGILVINLLGSPGCGKTSLLEKTIKALKETLSIAVIEGDLFTAKDAERIEEHGVPVVQINTGGGCHLDANMIHDVLDCLDLGVLDMIVIENVGNLVCPAEFNIGEDCKVTVLSITEGDDKPLKYPLIFKQASAVILNKVDLLPYTNFDLKAAEKDITAIHPGVTLLPVSCQTGEGLEVWFNWLIKQVQIKKGKESK from the coding sequence GTGCAAATAAAAGTAATGACTAATATTTTAGAGAGAAATGATCAGGTTGCTGCTGCATTGCAGGAACGATTTAAAAAAGCGGGTATCCTTGTAATCAATTTACTAGGGTCACCCGGTTGTGGTAAAACGTCTTTATTAGAAAAGACCATTAAAGCATTAAAAGAAACACTTTCAATCGCTGTTATTGAAGGTGATTTATTTACGGCGAAAGATGCTGAGCGCATTGAAGAGCATGGCGTACCTGTGGTACAGATTAATACAGGCGGTGGCTGTCATCTCGATGCGAATATGATTCACGATGTACTTGATTGTCTTGATCTTGGGGTACTTGATATGATTGTTATTGAAAACGTAGGAAATCTGGTTTGTCCGGCGGAATTCAATATTGGTGAGGATTGTAAGGTAACCGTTCTTAGTATTACAGAAGGGGACGATAAACCCTTAAAATATCCATTAATCTTTAAACAAGCCAGCGCTGTTATTTTAAATAAGGTAGATTTACTGCCATATACTAATTTTGACCTAAAAGCTGCTGAAAAAGACATTACTGCTATTCATCCTGGAGTTACTCTACTGCCAGTTTCATGCCAGACTGGTGAAGGACTTGAAGTTTGGTTCAATTGGCTTATTAAACAGGTGCAAATTAAAAAAGGCAAGGAGAGCAAGTGA
- the hypA gene encoding hydrogenase maturation nickel metallochaperone HypA produces MHEMSIAQGILDIVLKTAAEHNAVKISCIKLLIGQMTQVEPESLKFGFAALAANTIADSAVVDITIIPLVGKCNSCGQQFTVERYSFLCPLCHSANILVVSGRELAVDYLEVE; encoded by the coding sequence ATGCATGAAATGTCCATTGCTCAAGGAATATTGGACATCGTATTAAAAACTGCTGCAGAGCATAATGCAGTAAAGATAAGCTGTATTAAACTGCTGATTGGTCAGATGACTCAAGTTGAGCCTGAATCTCTCAAATTTGGCTTTGCGGCTTTAGCTGCAAATACGATAGCTGATAGCGCAGTGGTAGATATTACGATTATACCTCTGGTTGGCAAATGCAATAGCTGCGGGCAGCAATTTACAGTGGAACGATATTCATTCCTATGTCCCTTATGTCACTCCGCTAATATCCTAGTGGTATCGGGCCGAGAGTTAGCAGTTGATTATCTGGAGGTAGAATAA
- a CDS encoding alpha/beta-type small acid-soluble spore protein → MARSNKPVNPGAENALDRMKLEIASELGIADRVRAQGWSTMTSADCGRVGGQMVRRMIEQYESGLSGTTTQATSGTLTAQYDANKQP, encoded by the coding sequence ATGGCCAGAAGTAACAAACCTGTTAACCCAGGCGCGGAAAACGCTCTCGATCGCATGAAGCTTGAGATCGCTAGCGAGTTAGGAATTGCTGATCGAGTACGTGCTCAAGGTTGGTCAACTATGACTTCCGCTGATTGCGGACGTGTAGGCGGACAAATGGTTCGTAGAATGATTGAGCAATATGAATCTGGTTTGAGCGGAACTACCACTCAAGCAACCAGTGGAACATTAACTGCTCAATATGATGCGAACAAACAGCCTTAA
- a CDS encoding penicillin-binding protein: MMEKNAVILQRRIAAFLVLLLMMIFILAVRIGWLQFIDGDRMAAKVANQVKDSQTLQSPRGTIYDREGRELAVSSLTKSLYADPSEIKDPDIVVSLLAPLLEMQPGDIKERLSAGGRFIWIKRMIEPGVTKQIEAVIKESNLRGLGFLEESKRYYPNDNLAAHVLGFVGTDDVGLDGMEMVLDKVIKGTSVEHFVDTDSRGIPIFKSIFTFAPPKQGKNVYLTLDSTIQFIVEQSLDKAMLTNRPQGATVIVMNPHTGEILAMANRPTYNPNQFYKYSIQEWKNRAVAYNYEPGSTFKSVVAAAALQEGQLYPEERFIDNGYVEVSGRRIRNWSDESYGNVSFVEVMEQSINTIFVQIGMRLGAYKLIEYAKAFGFGKATGIELPGEEEGLLFRPEDMRDSDVATMSIGQSIAVTPLQLITAVSAIANDGVLLKPYIIKEVRNVDGSIEREGVIQSVRQAISPETANRLTGLMEKVVLEGGGKKASIKGYRFAGKTGTAEKLQDDGSGYSAGRYVASFVGFGPVEDPQVAILVVLDDPKGSYYGGEIAAPIAGEILGKIMRHLTIYPQIANELPVPKENIQTSSTPLPNIQAPPGKVVVPNVAGKSIREAGDELTQAGLSIVPVGTGVAVRQSIMANTIVEAGTEINVYFEAR; the protein is encoded by the coding sequence ATGATGGAAAAAAACGCTGTAATCTTGCAGCGACGTATAGCTGCATTTTTAGTTCTGCTGCTGATGATGATTTTTATCCTGGCAGTGCGCATTGGCTGGCTGCAGTTCATCGACGGTGATCGTATGGCCGCAAAGGTAGCGAACCAAGTGAAAGACAGCCAAACTTTACAGTCGCCCCGCGGGACGATTTATGATAGAGAAGGACGGGAGTTGGCAGTCAGCAGTTTAACCAAGTCCTTATATGCGGATCCTTCTGAAATTAAAGACCCGGATATTGTAGTATCACTGCTGGCTCCGTTATTAGAAATGCAGCCTGGAGATATTAAGGAACGATTATCTGCGGGAGGACGTTTTATTTGGATCAAGCGCATGATCGAACCTGGGGTGACAAAGCAAATAGAGGCTGTGATCAAAGAATCCAATCTTAGAGGTCTGGGCTTTTTAGAAGAAAGCAAACGGTATTATCCTAATGATAATTTGGCTGCTCACGTCTTGGGGTTTGTGGGCACGGATGACGTGGGTTTAGACGGCATGGAAATGGTATTGGATAAAGTCATTAAAGGAACCTCTGTGGAACATTTTGTTGATACCGATAGCAGGGGTATTCCCATTTTTAAGTCTATCTTTACATTTGCTCCACCTAAACAAGGAAAAAATGTATACCTTACCTTAGATAGTACAATTCAATTTATTGTTGAGCAGAGCTTGGATAAGGCAATGCTGACCAATCGCCCCCAAGGGGCAACCGTGATTGTTATGAATCCTCACACTGGAGAAATACTGGCCATGGCCAATCGGCCCACTTATAATCCCAATCAGTTCTATAAGTATAGCATACAGGAATGGAAGAACCGGGCGGTGGCATATAATTATGAACCCGGATCTACCTTTAAAAGTGTTGTAGCTGCTGCTGCATTACAGGAAGGACAACTCTACCCCGAAGAGCGATTTATTGATAATGGCTATGTAGAAGTGTCGGGGCGGCGTATTCGAAATTGGAGTGACGAAAGTTATGGCAATGTTTCTTTTGTCGAAGTTATGGAACAATCCATTAATACCATTTTTGTACAAATTGGCATGAGGCTGGGAGCTTATAAATTGATCGAATATGCTAAGGCCTTTGGTTTCGGCAAGGCAACGGGTATTGAATTACCCGGTGAAGAAGAAGGGTTGTTATTTAGGCCGGAAGATATGCGCGACTCTGACGTGGCGACGATGTCCATTGGGCAAAGTATTGCTGTTACACCATTGCAGCTCATTACGGCTGTATCGGCGATTGCCAATGATGGAGTACTCTTAAAACCGTATATTATCAAAGAAGTGCGAAATGTGGATGGTTCTATTGAGCGTGAAGGCGTGATTCAATCGGTGCGTCAGGCGATTAGCCCTGAAACAGCGAATCGGTTAACGGGCTTAATGGAAAAGGTTGTATTGGAAGGCGGCGGTAAAAAAGCTTCTATCAAAGGATACCGTTTTGCAGGAAAAACAGGTACGGCAGAAAAGCTGCAAGATGATGGCAGTGGATATTCTGCAGGACGTTATGTAGCGTCGTTTGTTGGTTTCGGTCCAGTAGAAGATCCTCAAGTTGCAATTTTAGTTGTTCTTGATGATCCTAAAGGAAGCTATTATGGAGGTGAGATTGCAGCACCCATTGCTGGCGAAATTTTAGGAAAAATTATGCGTCATCTTACTATTTACCCTCAAATTGCCAATGAATTGCCTGTTCCAAAAGAAAATATTCAAACGAGTTCGACACCCTTGCCTAACATTCAAGCGCCTCCGGGAAAGGTAGTTGTACCCAATGTGGCTGGCAAGAGTATCCGTGAAGCAGGAGATGAATTGACGCAAGCAGGACTATCGATTGTTCCTGTGGGAACAGGTGTTGCCGTAAGACAAAGTATAATGGCAAATACAATTGTAGAAGCAGGAACAGAGATTAACGTTTATTTTGAAGCACGATAG